In the Euphorbia lathyris chromosome 5, ddEupLath1.1, whole genome shotgun sequence genome, one interval contains:
- the LOC136230682 gene encoding ceramide synthase 1 LOH3-like — translation MSLLGNAFTSFQQRLKLKAVYMYAAGFYTYSIFALIFWETRRSDFGVSMSHHVATVILIVLSYILRFARIGSVVLALHDASDIFLEITKMSKYSGAEAMASFAFILFVLSWIILRLIYYPFWILWSTSYGVIQMLDKY, via the exons ATGAGTCTGCTTGGAAATGCATTTACTTCCTTTCAGCAGAG GTTAAAATTGAAAGCAGTATACATGTATGCTGCTGGATTTTACACTTACTCCATATTTGCACTGATATTCTGGGAAACAAGGCGTTCGGACTTTGGGGTGTCAATGAGTCACCATGTTGCGACTGTTATTCTCATTGTGCTGTCCTACATATTGAG GTTTGCTCGCATTGGTTCAGTTGTTTTAGCTCTTCATGATGCTAGTGACATATTTTTGGAAATAACAAAGATGTCCAAATACAGTGGTGCTGAAGCGATGGCTAGCTTTGCATTCattctttttgttttatcttggaTCATCCTGCGGCTCATTTACTATCCATTCTGGATTCTTTGGAGTACAAG TTATGGAGTTATCCAGATGTTGGACAAGTATTGA